One Lycium barbarum isolate Lr01 chromosome 5, ASM1917538v2, whole genome shotgun sequence genomic window carries:
- the LOC132640193 gene encoding uncharacterized protein LOC132640193 isoform X1 yields MEISTEDKIKHNINKELYSALMKQESNKVIQLCQKLQEGPLHILTVHDDTVLHVAAYSKQKDLVLRLLKELETRFPEFPLDRLKHRNDTGDTILHDIATFDRLDSAAKVILDRAPDLLRMRNKGGDTALFRAVRYGKEVMFKFLDEQVNQRFDDHEREACYYNYRRATILHAAVRSQHFDLALLIAKKYDYLVHERDADGMTALQLLACNRQAFGSAENYSFIKRSIYTRLSTDHKATEREEAQKRYRVPMVESMRQQKQRHESVLELAKFLIAKDTSWEHSESELNKAEPRYHKYRLMSDVSKGQEKEDQCGVAQEGQAVTKVAASPLILATKSGCTEIVEEILKTYPQAVEYIDSEGCNILHVAIKYRQMQIFDIVKKMDMPMRRLKIKITHKGNSILHMVGIKEDPEIADMRIPAHLLQENLLLFEQVKKVCSDDFFEIINNDGKTAEDLFTKANAELRSEAKDWLKRTAENCTIVAVLIATVAFAAAYTIPGGPSQSTGYPVLMDHPFFVIFTIGDVLSITFALTSMITFLSILTSSFMMHEFRRSLSKKLILGFTLLILSVSMIMLAFASTIILMIHYKERWTKIALYFMAFLPVRIFVVSYFPLYVSLWKNFNYSLRKLARDMQYYCIRKA; encoded by the exons ATGGAAATTTCAACTGAAGATAAAATAAAGCATAACATCAATAAGGAGCTTTACAGTGCATTGATGAAGCAAGAATCAAATAAAGTTATACAACTCTGTCAAAAACTCCAAGAGGGGCCATTGCATATATTAACCGTGCACGATGACACAGTTCTCCATGTGGCTGCCTACTCTAAACAAAAAGATTTGGTTCTCCGTTTACTTAAAGAGTTGGAAACGCGATTTCCTGAGTTTCCTCTAGATAGACTAAAGCATCGCAATGATACGGGGGATACCATTCTTCATGACATAGCCACTTTTGACAGATTAGATTCAGCTGCAAAGGTAATATTGGATAGAGCACCTGATTTACTTCGTATGCGCAATAAGGGTGGAGACACTGCTTTATTTCGTGCTGTTCGTTATGGGAAAGAAGTGATGTTTAAGTTTCTTGATGAACAAGTGAATCAACGTTTTGATGATCATGAGAGAGAGGCTTGTTATTATAATTATCGTAGAGCCACAATTCTTCATGCTGCTGTGCGCTCTCAGCACTTTG ATTTGGCCCTGTTGATTGCTAAAAAGTATGATTATTTGGTCCATGAACGAGATGCAGATGGAATGACTGCTCTTCAACTTCTTGCATGCAACCGACAAGCATTTGGAAGTGCAGAGAATTATAGTTTTATCAAGAGATCCATTTACACTC GTCTTTCAACTGATCATAAGGCTACAGAGAGGGAAG AAGCTCAAAAACGTTATAGAGTGCCTATGGTGGAGTCCATGCGTCAGCAAAAGCAGAGACATGAATCAGTTCTTGAACTTGCAAAGTTCTTGATAGCAAAGGATACTTCTTGGGAGCATTCAGAGTCTGAATTAAATAAGGCCGAACCTCGATATCACAAATATAGACTAATGTCAGATGTTTCAAAAGGCCAAGAAAAAGAGGATCAATGTGGTGTTGCACAAGAAGGACAAGCTGTTACAAAAGTGGCTGCGTCACCATTGATCCTAGCAACCAAATCAGGTTGCACGGAAATTGTGGAGGAAATATTGAAAACGTATCCTCAAGCTGTGGAATATATTGACAGTGAAGGTTGTAACATTTTGCACGTCGCTATCAAGTACCGCCAGATGCAAATCTTTGACATAGTTAAGAAAATGGATATGCCAATGAGGAGACTCAAGATAAAAATTACTCATAAGGGAAATTCCATATTGCACATGGTTGGTATAAAAGAGGACCCCGAAATTGCAGATATGAGAATCCCTGCTCATCTGTTGCAAGAGAATTTGCTCTTATTTGAG CAAGTGAAAAAGGTCTGCTCAGATGATTTTTTCGAAATTATTAACAACGATGGAAAGACGGCAGAAGACTTATTCACTAAAGCAAATGCTGAACTTCGTTCAGAAGCAAAAGACTGGCTTAAACGCACTGCGGAGAACTGTACAATAGTTGCTGTGCTCATTGCAACAGTGGCTTTTGCAGCAGCCTATACTATTCCAGGTGGTCCAAGTCAAAGCACTGGTTATCCCGTCCTCATGGACCATCCATTCTTCGTGATTTTCACCATTGGAGATGTGCTCTCCATTACCTTTGCTTTGACCTCAATGATCACCTTTCTCTCAATTCTTACCTCTTCATTTATGATGCATGAATTCAGGCGGTCGCTTTCTAAGAAGTTAATTCTGGGGTTTACCCTATTGATTCTTTCTGTGTCGATGATAATGTTAGCATTCGCGTCGACTATAATCTTGATGATTCACTATAAGGAAAGGTGGACAAAAATTGCTTTATATTTCATGGCATTCCTACCTGTGAGAATCTTTGTCGTTTCATATTTTCCTCTGTATGTGTCATTATGGAAGAACTTCAACTACTCATTAAGGAAATTAGCCAGGGATATGCAATATTATTGTATCAGGAAGGCCTAG
- the LOC132640194 gene encoding ankyrin repeat-containing protein At5g02620-like: protein MFFKHSSCYSIMEISTEDKIKHNINKELYSALMKQESNKVIRLCQELQEGPLHILTVHDDTVLHLAAFSKQTNLVLRLLKELETRFPEFPLDGLKHCNDLGDTILHDIATFDRSDLAAKLILDKAPDLLRVRNKGGDSALFRAVRYGNEVMFKFLDEQVNQRFHGDEREACYYNYGGATVLHASVRCQHFDLALSIAKKYDYLVHERDADGMTALQLLACNRQAFETQKRYRVPMVECMHQQKQRHESVLELAKFLIAKDTSWEHSESALNKVEPRYHKYRLKSDVSKGQEKEDQRGVAQEGQAVTKVAASPLILATKSGCTEIVEEILKTYPQAVEYIDSEGCNILHVAIKYRQMQIFDIVKKMDMPMRRLKIKITHKGNSILHMVGIKEDPEIADMRIPAHLLQENLLLFERVKDVCSNDFFEIINNDGKTAEALFTKANAKLRSEAKDWLKRTAENCTIVAVLIATVAFAAAYTIPGGPSQSTGYPVLMDHPFFVIFTIGDVLSITFALTSMITFLSILTSSFMMHEFRRSLSEKLILGFTLLILSVSTMMLAFASTIILMIHYKERWTKIALSSMAFLPVTIFAVSYFPLYVSLWKNFNYSLRKLAKDMRDYYIRKA, encoded by the exons ATGTTCTTCAAGCATTCTAGCTGTTACTCTATAATGGAAATTTCAACTGAAGATAAAATAAAGCATAACATCAATAAGGAGCTTTACAGTGCATTGATGAAGCAAGAATCAAATAAAGTTATACGACTCTGTCAAGAACTCCAAGAGGGGCCATTGCATATATTAACCGTGCACGATGACACAGTTCTCCATTTGGCTGCCTTCTCTAAACAAACAAATTTGGTTCTCCGGTTACTTAAAGAGTTGGAAACGCGATTTCCTGAGTTTCCTCTAGATGGACTAAAGCATTGCAATGATTTGGGGGATACCATTCTTCATGACATAGCCACTTTTGACAGATCAGATTTAGCTGCAAAATTAATATTGGATAAAGCACCTGATTTACTTCGTGTGCGCAATAAGGGTGGAGATTCTGCTTTATTTCGTGCTGTTCGTTATGGGAATGAAGTGATGTTTAAGTTTCTTGATGAACAAGTGAATCAACGTTTTCATGGTGATGAGAGAGAGGCTTGTTATTATAATTATGGTGGAGCCACAGTTCTTCATGCTTCTGTGCGCTGTCAGCACTTTG ATTTGGCCCTGTCGATTGCTAAAAAGTATGATTATTTGGTCCATGAGCGAGATGCAGATGGAATGACTGCTCTTCAACTTCTTGCATGCAACCGACAAGCATTTG AAACTCAAAAACGTTATAGAGTGCCTATGGTGGAGTGCATGCATCAGCAAAAGCAGAGACATGAATCAGTTCTTGAACTTGCAAAGTTCTTGATAGCAAAGGATACTTCTTGGGAGCATTCAGAGTCTGCATTAAATAAGGTCGAACCTCGATATCACAAATATAGACTAAAGTCAGATGTTTCAAAAGGCCAAGAAAAAGAGGATCAACGTGGTGTTGCACAAGAAGGACAAGCTGTTACAAAAGTGGCTGCGTCACCATTGATCCTAGCAACCAAATCAGGTTGCACGGAAATTGTGGAGGAAATATTGAAAACGTATCCTCAAGCTGTGGAATATATTGACAGTGAAGGTTGTAACATTTTGCACGTCGCTATCAAGTACCGCCAGATGCAAATCTTTGACATAGTTAAGAAAATGGATATGCCAATGAGGAGACTCAAGATAAAAATTACTCATAAGGGAAATTCCATATTGCACATGGTTGGTATAAAAGAGGACCCCGAAATTGCAGATATGAGAATCCCTGCTCATCTGTTGCAAGAGAATTTGCTCTTATTTGAG CGAGTGAAAGACGTCTGCTCAAATGATTTTTTCGAAATTATTAACAACGATGGAAAGACGGCAGAAGCGTTATTCACTAAAGCAAATGCTAAACTTCGTTCAGAAGCAAAAGACTGGCTTAAACGCACTGCGGAGAACTGTACAATAGTTGCTGTGCTCATTGCAACTGTGGCTTTTGCAGCAGCCTATACTATTCCAGGTGGTCCAAGTCAAAGCACTGGTTATCCCGTCCTCATGGACCATCCATTCTTCGTGATTTTCACCATTGGAGATGTGCTCTCCATTACCTTTGCTTTGACCTCAATGATCACCTTTCTCTCAATTCTTACCTCTTCATTTATGATGCATGAATTCAGGCGGTCGCTTTCTGAGAAGTTAATTCTGGGGTTTACCCTCTTGATTCTTTCTGTGTCGACGATGATGTTAGCATTCGCGTCGACTATAATCTTGATGATTCACTATAAGGAAAGGTGGACAAAAATTGCTTTATCTTCCATGGCATTCCTACCAGTGACCATCTTTGCAGTTTCATATTTTCCTCTGTATGTCTCATTATGGAAGAACTTCAACTACTCATTAAGGAAATTAGCCAAGGATATGCGAGATTATTATATCAGGAAGGCCTAG
- the LOC132640193 gene encoding ankyrin repeat-containing protein At5g02620-like isoform X2 produces MEISTEDKIKHNINKELYSALMKQESNKVIQLCQKLQEGPLHILTVHDDTVLHVAAYSKQKDLVLRLLKELETRFPEFPLDRLKHRNDTGDTILHDIATFDRLDSAAKVILDRAPDLLRMRNKGGDTALFRAVRYGKEVMFKFLDEQVNQRFDDHEREACYYNYRRATILHAAVRSQHFDLALLIAKKYDYLVHERDADGMTALQLLACNRQAFGSAENYSFIKRSIYTQAQKRYRVPMVESMRQQKQRHESVLELAKFLIAKDTSWEHSESELNKAEPRYHKYRLMSDVSKGQEKEDQCGVAQEGQAVTKVAASPLILATKSGCTEIVEEILKTYPQAVEYIDSEGCNILHVAIKYRQMQIFDIVKKMDMPMRRLKIKITHKGNSILHMVGIKEDPEIADMRIPAHLLQENLLLFEQVKKVCSDDFFEIINNDGKTAEDLFTKANAELRSEAKDWLKRTAENCTIVAVLIATVAFAAAYTIPGGPSQSTGYPVLMDHPFFVIFTIGDVLSITFALTSMITFLSILTSSFMMHEFRRSLSKKLILGFTLLILSVSMIMLAFASTIILMIHYKERWTKIALYFMAFLPVRIFVVSYFPLYVSLWKNFNYSLRKLARDMQYYCIRKA; encoded by the exons ATGGAAATTTCAACTGAAGATAAAATAAAGCATAACATCAATAAGGAGCTTTACAGTGCATTGATGAAGCAAGAATCAAATAAAGTTATACAACTCTGTCAAAAACTCCAAGAGGGGCCATTGCATATATTAACCGTGCACGATGACACAGTTCTCCATGTGGCTGCCTACTCTAAACAAAAAGATTTGGTTCTCCGTTTACTTAAAGAGTTGGAAACGCGATTTCCTGAGTTTCCTCTAGATAGACTAAAGCATCGCAATGATACGGGGGATACCATTCTTCATGACATAGCCACTTTTGACAGATTAGATTCAGCTGCAAAGGTAATATTGGATAGAGCACCTGATTTACTTCGTATGCGCAATAAGGGTGGAGACACTGCTTTATTTCGTGCTGTTCGTTATGGGAAAGAAGTGATGTTTAAGTTTCTTGATGAACAAGTGAATCAACGTTTTGATGATCATGAGAGAGAGGCTTGTTATTATAATTATCGTAGAGCCACAATTCTTCATGCTGCTGTGCGCTCTCAGCACTTTG ATTTGGCCCTGTTGATTGCTAAAAAGTATGATTATTTGGTCCATGAACGAGATGCAGATGGAATGACTGCTCTTCAACTTCTTGCATGCAACCGACAAGCATTTGGAAGTGCAGAGAATTATAGTTTTATCAAGAGATCCATTTACACTC AAGCTCAAAAACGTTATAGAGTGCCTATGGTGGAGTCCATGCGTCAGCAAAAGCAGAGACATGAATCAGTTCTTGAACTTGCAAAGTTCTTGATAGCAAAGGATACTTCTTGGGAGCATTCAGAGTCTGAATTAAATAAGGCCGAACCTCGATATCACAAATATAGACTAATGTCAGATGTTTCAAAAGGCCAAGAAAAAGAGGATCAATGTGGTGTTGCACAAGAAGGACAAGCTGTTACAAAAGTGGCTGCGTCACCATTGATCCTAGCAACCAAATCAGGTTGCACGGAAATTGTGGAGGAAATATTGAAAACGTATCCTCAAGCTGTGGAATATATTGACAGTGAAGGTTGTAACATTTTGCACGTCGCTATCAAGTACCGCCAGATGCAAATCTTTGACATAGTTAAGAAAATGGATATGCCAATGAGGAGACTCAAGATAAAAATTACTCATAAGGGAAATTCCATATTGCACATGGTTGGTATAAAAGAGGACCCCGAAATTGCAGATATGAGAATCCCTGCTCATCTGTTGCAAGAGAATTTGCTCTTATTTGAG CAAGTGAAAAAGGTCTGCTCAGATGATTTTTTCGAAATTATTAACAACGATGGAAAGACGGCAGAAGACTTATTCACTAAAGCAAATGCTGAACTTCGTTCAGAAGCAAAAGACTGGCTTAAACGCACTGCGGAGAACTGTACAATAGTTGCTGTGCTCATTGCAACAGTGGCTTTTGCAGCAGCCTATACTATTCCAGGTGGTCCAAGTCAAAGCACTGGTTATCCCGTCCTCATGGACCATCCATTCTTCGTGATTTTCACCATTGGAGATGTGCTCTCCATTACCTTTGCTTTGACCTCAATGATCACCTTTCTCTCAATTCTTACCTCTTCATTTATGATGCATGAATTCAGGCGGTCGCTTTCTAAGAAGTTAATTCTGGGGTTTACCCTATTGATTCTTTCTGTGTCGATGATAATGTTAGCATTCGCGTCGACTATAATCTTGATGATTCACTATAAGGAAAGGTGGACAAAAATTGCTTTATATTTCATGGCATTCCTACCTGTGAGAATCTTTGTCGTTTCATATTTTCCTCTGTATGTGTCATTATGGAAGAACTTCAACTACTCATTAAGGAAATTAGCCAGGGATATGCAATATTATTGTATCAGGAAGGCCTAG